A section of the Armatimonadota bacterium genome encodes:
- a CDS encoding alpha-L-fucosidase, with amino-acid sequence MVSAATVILSSLSLFPALEPNIGALSMPKETAAKKAERMKWFLEGRFGLFIHWGPVSLKGTEISWSRAQTNPRSPNRGPIPAEEYDNLYKRFNPVQFNAKEWASIAKAAGTKYVVLTAKHCDGFLLWPSKTIDYTIANTPFKRDVCGELADAVHKANLRLGWYFSPMDWKDPDCRAATNDVFIKRMQGQLRELTTNYGRLDLLWFDWDGMEVPWDQANTYRLVRGAQPNIIINNRLECFFGGPTADKYTGENADYLTPEQVIGVYNDKQPWETCMTLGTQWSWKPNDHIKTVKDVVGILARCAGGDGNLLLNVGPMPDGRIEPRQVEVLKGVGKWLAKYGESIFGTRGGPYKPAPWGASTRKGNTVYLHVLRWPDGPLKLGALPLKVKSWKCLTGLGARLTQTTDGLTIDAPATLRRADSALFKLTLDGPASSIKPIDPGSWSGSLAYHARCSASNVYKTEMQYGPQSALDDDPGTRWATDSGTKAAWLEVDLGRERAISKVFIDEAFPELRRVKKFAIEVKRGDEWVPVFSGKEIGKDFKASFPNTRARFIRLNILEAADGPTIWEFQVFGPEKQGR; translated from the coding sequence ATGGTGTCCGCTGCGACCGTCATTCTATCGAGCCTTAGCCTGTTCCCGGCTCTCGAACCGAACATCGGAGCTCTCTCCATGCCCAAAGAAACCGCCGCAAAAAAGGCCGAGCGCATGAAGTGGTTCCTCGAGGGCCGCTTTGGCCTGTTCATCCACTGGGGACCCGTGAGCCTGAAGGGCACCGAGATCTCCTGGTCGCGTGCGCAGACCAACCCGCGCAGCCCCAATCGCGGCCCGATCCCTGCCGAGGAATACGACAACCTCTACAAGCGCTTCAACCCGGTCCAGTTCAACGCGAAGGAGTGGGCCTCCATCGCCAAGGCGGCGGGGACCAAGTATGTGGTGCTCACGGCCAAGCACTGCGACGGCTTCCTCCTCTGGCCCAGCAAGACCATCGATTACACCATCGCCAACACCCCGTTCAAGCGCGACGTCTGCGGCGAACTGGCCGACGCCGTCCACAAGGCCAACCTGCGCCTTGGATGGTATTTCTCGCCGATGGACTGGAAAGACCCGGACTGCCGTGCCGCCACGAACGACGTCTTCATCAAGCGGATGCAGGGGCAGCTAAGGGAACTGACGACGAACTACGGGCGGCTCGACCTGCTCTGGTTCGATTGGGACGGTATGGAGGTGCCCTGGGACCAAGCGAACACCTACAGGTTGGTCCGAGGCGCTCAGCCGAACATCATCATCAACAACCGGCTCGAGTGCTTCTTCGGAGGGCCAACCGCAGACAAGTACACCGGCGAAAATGCGGACTACTTGACCCCCGAGCAAGTGATCGGCGTCTACAACGACAAGCAGCCCTGGGAGACCTGCATGACCCTCGGAACGCAGTGGTCCTGGAAGCCAAACGATCACATCAAGACCGTCAAGGACGTTGTCGGCATCCTGGCCCGGTGCGCCGGGGGCGACGGCAACCTCCTGCTGAACGTCGGGCCGATGCCGGACGGGCGCATCGAGCCCCGCCAGGTCGAAGTGCTGAAGGGGGTCGGCAAGTGGCTTGCCAAATATGGCGAGTCCATTTTCGGCACGCGCGGCGGCCCCTACAAGCCCGCCCCCTGGGGAGCTTCGACGCGCAAGGGCAACACGGTCTATCTGCACGTGCTTCGCTGGCCCGATGGTCCGCTGAAGCTAGGCGCCTTGCCCTTGAAGGTCAAGAGCTGGAAGTGCCTGACCGGCCTGGGGGCGAGGCTGACGCAAACCACGGATGGGCTCACAATCGACGCCCCGGCAACCCTCAGGCGAGCCGATAGCGCCCTCTTCAAGCTAACGCTCGATGGGCCGGCCTCAAGCATCAAGCCAATCGATCCCGGTTCGTGGTCCGGGTCGCTCGCCTACCACGCAAGGTGTTCGGCCTCGAACGTCTACAAGACCGAAATGCAATATGGACCCCAAAGCGCCTTGGACGATGATCCGGGAACGCGCTGGGCGACCGATTCGGGCACCAAGGCAGCCTGGCTGGAGGTCGACCTCGGCCGGGAACGGGCGATCTCAAAGGTGTTCATCGACGAGGCGTTCCCCGAGCTTCGCCGGGTAAAGAAGTTCGCCATCGAGGTGAAGCGGGGGGACGAGTGGGTTCCAGTCTTCAGCGGCAAGGAGATCGGCAAAGACTTCAAGGCGTCGTTTCCCAACACCCGGGCACGGTTCATCCGTCTGAACATACTGGAAGCAGCCGATGGGCCCACGATTTGGGAGTTCCAGGTCTTCGGTCCAGAAAAGCAGGGGAGATAA
- a CDS encoding NADH-dependent flavin oxidoreductase: protein MPQGMFPAEEPQLLMAPMVTFASRPDGHISPDEVPYLELRARGGFDWIVTGACCVHPSGWAFPGQWLITGPEFVPSIRLAAEAIHRGGSRAILQIHHGGRQAPSSLCGGPVSASAVAAERKGAETPRSLEIHEIQEIVQAFAQAAKFAEDAGFDGVEIHGANTYLLQQFVSPHSNRREDAYGQDRLRFSEEVTRAVLDAVGGRLVVGYRFSPEEPETPGLRLADTFGLLDRLAPLGLDYVHASLKHYAQPPIHDPSAPSITSLLVQHLDGRVPLVVAGAVTTWADRDAALSLGAHSVAVGRMALLNPEWPRLAKAERSLRWEAPETDAATELTLPAGLASRMHASPSWFKIERSD from the coding sequence ATGCCACAAGGCATGTTTCCCGCGGAAGAGCCTCAACTCCTGATGGCTCCCATGGTCACCTTTGCGAGCCGGCCGGACGGGCACATCAGCCCCGACGAAGTCCCTTATCTCGAACTTCGCGCCCGGGGTGGGTTCGACTGGATCGTCACCGGAGCGTGCTGCGTACACCCATCCGGATGGGCGTTTCCAGGACAGTGGCTGATCACGGGGCCGGAGTTCGTGCCCTCCATTCGATTGGCCGCCGAGGCGATCCATCGGGGCGGATCGAGAGCCATCCTCCAAATCCATCACGGCGGCCGGCAGGCACCAAGCTCGCTTTGCGGCGGACCGGTTTCAGCGTCGGCGGTCGCCGCCGAGCGCAAAGGGGCGGAAACCCCTCGCTCCCTCGAGATTCACGAGATCCAGGAGATCGTTCAGGCGTTTGCCCAAGCTGCAAAGTTCGCGGAAGATGCCGGTTTTGACGGCGTGGAGATCCACGGAGCGAACACCTACCTGCTTCAACAGTTCGTGAGCCCGCACTCGAACCGCCGAGAGGACGCCTACGGCCAAGACCGCTTGAGGTTCTCTGAAGAGGTCACACGTGCCGTCCTCGATGCCGTTGGCGGCCGCCTCGTCGTCGGCTATCGCTTCTCGCCCGAAGAGCCTGAGACGCCCGGCCTTCGGCTTGCCGACACGTTCGGCCTGCTCGATCGTCTGGCTCCGCTCGGCCTCGACTACGTGCACGCCTCGCTCAAGCACTACGCTCAGCCGCCGATCCACGATCCCTCGGCGCCGTCGATTACAAGCCTTCTGGTGCAGCATCTGGATGGGCGCGTGCCGCTGGTGGTCGCGGGGGCTGTCACGACTTGGGCCGACCGGGATGCCGCGCTTTCCCTTGGCGCACACTCAGTGGCCGTGGGGCGTATGGCGCTGCTGAATCCCGAGTGGCCGAGGCTGGCCAAGGCAGAGCGAAGCCTTCGTTGGGAGGCGCCCGAAACGGACGCTGCAACGGAACTCACCCTGCCTGCCGGTTTGGCGTCGAGGATGCACGCGTCGCCAAGTTGGTTCAAGATTGAGCGATCCGACTAG
- a CDS encoding bifunctional rhamnulose-1-phosphate aldolase/short-chain dehydrogenase, protein MASVLSAHVPNLWDDAKAPTDPVDQLIYASNLLGSDLRVTNFGGGNTSSKIFQPDPLSGESTEVLWVKGSGGDLGSAKRGNFASLYQGRLLALEAKVKQEGLHEDQVVALYNHCNFNLNPVACSIDTPLHSYVPFQAVSHMHADAVIAIAASENAKQLCSEIWGSDMGYLPWKRPGFDLGLMLRDLIAENPGIKGALMASHGFICWADDWKSCYALTIDMINKAQEYINSKTTSTHAFGQVVRPKLSDEDARTTLLNLLPTLRGKVAFEGKRLIACVDRSEAALDFMARSKMDALAALGTSCPDHFLRTKIRPLVLSSLPSSDKSDRSDLSDYLDKELATFRENYAAYYERCKRPNSPAMRNPNPSVVLVPGVGMISFGKNPQEAKVTGQFYRNAIEVMRGAETVGKYVALPEQEAFDIEYWLLEEAKLKRQPPESEFSRQIAVITGGAQGIGLATAKKLAKGGACVVILDINEEKLAEAVPEIEAVAANKGSVVAVRADVTDLSDVSAAFEEAILKFGGVDLCTVSAGNARRGTVADTTDADYDFQAELLMKGYFLAMRAATQTMIQQGTGGSLVVIASKNGVAVGGNAAVYSAAKAFELHLMRTTAGDLAKHGIRCNAVNPDAVLIGSGIWNDAWKQQTAKTLGISVEELPEHYRKRSLLGVIVSADDCAEATCWLLSEARSSRTTGCTITVDGGVKEGFLR, encoded by the coding sequence ATGGCATCCGTACTCAGCGCCCACGTGCCGAACCTCTGGGATGACGCCAAAGCCCCCACCGATCCGGTCGATCAGCTTATCTACGCCTCCAACCTCCTTGGCTCCGACCTGCGGGTCACGAACTTCGGCGGAGGCAACACCAGCTCCAAGATATTCCAGCCCGATCCGCTCAGCGGTGAATCCACCGAAGTGCTTTGGGTCAAAGGCTCGGGAGGAGACCTCGGCTCAGCGAAGCGAGGCAATTTCGCCAGCCTCTACCAGGGCCGGTTGCTCGCTTTGGAGGCCAAGGTCAAACAGGAAGGGCTCCACGAGGATCAGGTTGTCGCCCTCTACAACCACTGCAACTTCAACCTGAACCCGGTCGCGTGCAGCATCGACACGCCGCTGCACTCGTATGTGCCGTTCCAGGCCGTTTCGCACATGCACGCCGACGCGGTGATTGCCATCGCGGCTTCCGAGAATGCCAAGCAGCTTTGCTCCGAGATTTGGGGCAGCGATATGGGCTACTTGCCCTGGAAGCGGCCAGGCTTCGACCTCGGCCTCATGCTCCGCGACCTGATCGCCGAAAACCCAGGCATCAAGGGCGCGCTCATGGCGTCGCACGGCTTCATCTGTTGGGCGGACGACTGGAAGTCCTGCTATGCGCTGACGATCGATATGATCAACAAGGCCCAGGAATACATCAATTCAAAGACGACGAGCACACACGCTTTTGGGCAAGTCGTCCGGCCGAAGCTCTCCGATGAGGACGCCAGGACCACTTTGCTCAACCTCTTGCCCACCCTTCGCGGCAAGGTCGCCTTCGAGGGCAAGCGCCTGATCGCCTGCGTCGACCGCAGCGAAGCGGCGCTCGATTTCATGGCGCGGTCCAAGATGGACGCTCTGGCGGCGCTGGGTACGAGCTGCCCGGACCACTTCCTGCGCACCAAGATTCGGCCGTTGGTCCTGTCCTCACTACCCTCGTCCGACAAGTCGGACAGGTCAGACCTGTCGGACTATCTGGACAAGGAGCTCGCCACCTTTCGCGAGAACTACGCCGCCTATTACGAGCGCTGCAAACGCCCCAACTCTCCAGCGATGCGAAACCCGAACCCGAGCGTCGTGCTGGTGCCGGGTGTGGGCATGATCTCTTTCGGGAAGAACCCCCAGGAGGCCAAGGTCACCGGGCAGTTTTATCGCAATGCCATCGAAGTCATGCGCGGAGCGGAGACGGTCGGCAAATACGTGGCGCTGCCGGAACAGGAGGCGTTCGACATCGAATACTGGCTGCTCGAAGAAGCGAAGCTGAAGCGTCAGCCCCCGGAAAGCGAGTTCAGCCGCCAGATTGCGGTCATCACGGGCGGCGCCCAGGGCATCGGTCTGGCCACGGCCAAGAAGCTCGCCAAGGGCGGCGCTTGCGTGGTGATCCTCGACATCAATGAGGAGAAGCTCGCCGAGGCCGTGCCCGAAATCGAAGCCGTGGCGGCGAACAAGGGCTCTGTTGTAGCCGTTCGGGCTGACGTGACCGACTTGTCTGACGTGTCGGCCGCCTTTGAAGAGGCCATCCTCAAATTCGGCGGCGTGGACCTTTGCACCGTCAGCGCCGGCAACGCGCGGCGCGGAACGGTGGCCGACACCACCGACGCCGATTACGACTTCCAGGCCGAGCTTCTGATGAAGGGCTACTTCCTGGCGATGCGCGCGGCGACCCAGACCATGATCCAGCAGGGCACGGGCGGGAGCCTGGTGGTCATCGCCAGCAAGAACGGCGTGGCGGTCGGCGGCAACGCGGCGGTGTATTCGGCTGCAAAGGCGTTCGAACTGCACCTCATGCGCACCACCGCAGGCGACCTCGCCAAGCACGGCATCCGCTGCAACGCGGTGAATCCTGACGCGGTGCTCATCGGTTCGGGCATCTGGAACGACGCCTGGAAGCAGCAGACCGCCAAGACGCTGGGCATCTCGGTCGAGGAGCTCCCGGAGCACTATCGCAAGCGGTCATTGCTCGGTGTGATCGTCTCGGCGGACGACTGCGCCGAGGCCACCTGCTGGCTGCTCTCGGAGGCTCGATCGAGCCGGACAACCGGTTGCACGATCACGGTGGACGGCGGCGTGAAGGAAGGCTTCCTCAGGTAA
- a CDS encoding prepilin-type N-terminal cleavage/methylation domain-containing protein — MQFSRNPKVYPPVWRKTLKKRAFTLIELLVVIAIIAILAAILFPVFARAKEAAKKISCLSNIMQLGLATLMYTPDYDGVYPIAMYGLPGGEIQTWFGRQAASGSWSKESGLLQPYIKSGALQKCPSSNLRPRFGDGNGYGYNYGYLGSDVNITFDWSNWPNLTNPASETSLSTPATKCAFADSGFLNPSWYGGDDQMYETGFIDPPMFWYGNPSVDFRHVDPHKRIDASTQTVTHFGRANFLWADGHATALAPGQVTDAMFTRD; from the coding sequence ATGCAGTTCTCGCGGAATCCGAAGGTTTATCCACCTGTTTGGAGGAAAACCTTGAAGAAACGCGCCTTTACACTCATCGAGCTTCTCGTCGTCATCGCGATCATCGCGATCCTCGCCGCCATCCTCTTCCCGGTCTTTGCCCGCGCCAAAGAGGCCGCCAAGAAGATCTCCTGCCTCAGCAACATCATGCAGCTTGGGCTGGCGACGCTCATGTACACCCCCGATTACGACGGCGTGTATCCCATCGCCATGTATGGACTACCCGGCGGGGAGATTCAGACCTGGTTCGGCCGCCAAGCCGCCTCCGGATCATGGAGCAAGGAGAGTGGGCTCCTGCAGCCTTACATCAAGTCCGGCGCGCTGCAGAAGTGCCCCAGTTCGAACCTGCGCCCTCGGTTCGGCGATGGCAACGGCTATGGCTACAACTACGGCTATCTGGGCTCCGACGTGAACATCACGTTCGACTGGTCGAACTGGCCCAACCTCACCAACCCCGCCTCGGAGACCTCGCTCTCGACGCCCGCAACCAAATGCGCCTTTGCCGATTCAGGGTTCTTGAACCCAAGTTGGTACGGCGGCGACGACCAAATGTACGAAACCGGGTTCATCGACCCGCCGATGTTCTGGTACGGCAACCCGAGCGTGGACTTCCGGCATGTGGACCCTCACAAGCGCATCGACGCCTCAACGCAGACGGTCACACACTTTGGCCGGGCGAACTTCCTGTGGGCCGACGGCCACGCCACGGCTCTCGCACCGGGTCAGGTGACGGACGCGATGTTCACGAGGGATTGA
- a CDS encoding OFA family MFS transporter, whose amino-acid sequence MAAATPNLETHAQITTRNPGWTVALAGMGINLALGVLYSWSVVSKAIPAEWGWTEAGKSLPYSIACLVFSLVMVPAGSLQDRLGPRLAATIGGILVGAGFIVCSLTTTTLGYIFGFGVLAGSGFGFGYAAATPPAVKWFPAARTGVIAGIVVAGFGFASVYVAPLANWLIGSYGVSTTALILGIAFLIVVVSLARLLTPPPAGYVPPSATPVAAAKAVVRDYTSKEMLRTWQFYLLWFLYACGAGAGLMIISKLAKVVEVQAGLALGFLLVAVLAIGNGSGRVAAGLFSDKFGRKAQLVICFLVQAGLIYALSMASKGSSLASTAALVALSAGIGANYGANLSLFPSLTKDFYGLKHFGVNYGLVFTAWGVGGFSLSLVAGAVYDATKSFSFAYTCSIALLIAAALLTLALKAPKSEPAG is encoded by the coding sequence ATGGCAGCTGCCACACCGAATCTCGAAACACATGCCCAAATTACCACCCGCAACCCAGGCTGGACCGTCGCCCTTGCCGGCATGGGAATCAACCTCGCGCTTGGCGTACTCTATTCCTGGAGCGTCGTCAGCAAGGCGATTCCTGCCGAATGGGGCTGGACCGAAGCCGGCAAATCGCTTCCCTATTCCATTGCGTGCCTTGTCTTTTCGCTCGTCATGGTTCCCGCCGGGAGCCTTCAGGATAGGCTCGGCCCCAGGCTCGCCGCAACCATCGGCGGCATTTTGGTCGGTGCCGGGTTCATCGTCTGCAGCCTGACCACCACAACGCTCGGCTATATCTTCGGGTTCGGCGTGCTCGCCGGGTCGGGGTTCGGCTTCGGCTATGCCGCCGCCACGCCGCCCGCCGTCAAGTGGTTCCCCGCCGCCCGTACCGGGGTGATCGCCGGGATCGTGGTTGCCGGTTTCGGATTCGCGAGCGTCTATGTGGCGCCGCTCGCCAACTGGCTCATCGGCAGCTACGGCGTTTCGACCACCGCTCTCATCCTGGGCATCGCCTTCCTGATCGTAGTGGTCTCGCTGGCCCGGCTCCTGACGCCGCCTCCGGCTGGCTATGTGCCCCCGTCGGCCACACCGGTAGCGGCCGCCAAGGCGGTCGTTCGGGACTACACCTCGAAGGAAATGCTCAGAACGTGGCAGTTCTATCTGCTCTGGTTCCTTTATGCCTGCGGCGCGGGAGCGGGCCTGATGATCATCTCCAAATTGGCGAAGGTCGTCGAGGTTCAGGCTGGGCTGGCGCTCGGGTTCCTGCTGGTGGCGGTACTCGCCATCGGCAATGGCAGCGGAAGGGTGGCTGCAGGCCTCTTCTCGGACAAGTTCGGCCGCAAGGCGCAGCTCGTGATCTGCTTCCTGGTTCAGGCCGGCCTGATCTACGCGCTCTCGATGGCCTCGAAAGGCTCGTCGCTGGCTTCGACGGCGGCGCTCGTGGCGCTCTCGGCTGGGATCGGCGCCAACTATGGGGCCAATCTCTCCTTGTTTCCATCGCTGACCAAGGACTTCTATGGTCTGAAGCACTTCGGCGTGAATTACGGCCTGGTCTTCACGGCCTGGGGCGTGGGCGGGTTCTCGCTGTCCCTGGTCGCTGGAGCCGTCTATGACGCGACAAAGAGCTTCAGCTTCGCCTACACCTGCTCGATTGCGCTCCTGATCGCGGCCGCCCTCCTGACGCTGGCGCTAAAGGCCCCCAAGTCAGAACCGGCGGGGTAG
- a CDS encoding glycoside hydrolase family 2 encodes MFLTLPAPDSRPADLAEPQWSQKKAPIMTRWAKEVSPQNALPEYPRPQMVRKDWLNLNGLWDLEILKGQRDKGTKGQGTPSYSGKILVPYPVESALSGVMQRVEPNDLLVYRRTFRVPEKWKGKRTLLHFGAVDFDATVLVNGKVVGTHRGGYDGFTFDVTDFLKSGKPLPRLSRSGAENEGGVGVGDNELEVRVWDPSETGTQPHGKQYLRNEGIWYTPTSGIWQTVWLEPVGQTFVATQRVSSTSNSVEIELTYGGKRMPLPDVQLFISAPKATADWSKAPPNSATSSYTGQSDIASSDSARLSFNQSDPILWSPERPILYRYRIELWNRSVLGPKDVRRVLLDTFEGYFAFRSVTLGKDANGRTRFLLNGKPCFMVGPLDQGFWPDGLYTAPSDAALKYDLEITKRLGFNFIRKHVKVEPDRWYYHCDKMGILVFQDMPSGDKYIGGNDPDIARTPESARQFETELKAMIEERGNHPCIVGWVPYNEGWGQWDTPRIASWIKKLDPTRLVDSASGWTDRGVGDMHDIHVYPGPGAPRPEPKRAAFLGEFGGLGLPVPGHMWKATGWGYRTYTNKEELTAGLETLFANLRLMQDGGLSGAVYTQTTDVETELNGLMTYDRELIKPDADRVAKAVKKLFLPPPKVSVLVPTSEARAQEWAYTTSRSDLSDPSDTSDLAWAKPAFNDSSWKKGKGGFGTEITPGAIVGTVWNTPAVWMRRTIEIKAPAPPPSGKPAGKEARVRPFRNPHLRIHHDEDAEVYLDGKLIAKLSGYTTGYVLAPIPGVDLTPGKHVLAVKCLQTGGGQFIDVGIVDVLD; translated from the coding sequence ATGTTCCTTACCCTGCCTGCACCCGATAGCCGCCCAGCCGATCTCGCCGAGCCACAGTGGTCCCAGAAGAAGGCGCCGATTATGACTCGCTGGGCCAAGGAGGTCTCGCCCCAAAACGCCCTGCCCGAGTACCCCCGGCCGCAGATGGTCCGCAAGGACTGGCTGAACCTGAACGGGCTGTGGGATTTGGAGATCCTAAAGGGACAGAGGGACAAGGGGACCAAGGGACAGGGGACGCCCAGCTATTCCGGCAAGATTCTCGTTCCTTACCCCGTTGAGTCGGCCCTCTCGGGGGTCATGCAGCGGGTGGAGCCAAACGACCTCCTGGTGTACCGCAGAACGTTCCGGGTCCCTGAAAAGTGGAAGGGCAAACGGACCTTGCTGCATTTCGGCGCGGTGGATTTTGATGCCACGGTGCTGGTGAACGGCAAGGTGGTGGGCACCCACCGAGGCGGCTACGACGGGTTCACGTTTGATGTGACCGACTTCCTGAAATCCGGAAAGCCCCTCCCTCGTCTTTCGCGCTCCGGCGCGGAAAATGAGGGAGGGGTTGGGGTGGGAGACAATGAGCTTGAAGTCCGAGTCTGGGACCCTTCTGAGACGGGCACGCAGCCTCACGGCAAGCAGTACCTCAGGAACGAGGGGATCTGGTACACCCCGACGTCGGGCATCTGGCAGACGGTCTGGCTGGAGCCGGTTGGGCAGACATTTGTTGCGACCCAGAGGGTCTCCTCCACTAGCAATTCGGTAGAAATCGAACTCACCTACGGCGGCAAGAGAATGCCGCTCCCAGACGTGCAGCTCTTCATTTCGGCTCCCAAGGCCACAGCAGATTGGAGCAAAGCCCCGCCAAACTCCGCGACAAGTTCTTATACCGGTCAATCCGACATCGCTTCTTCGGATTCCGCCCGTCTGTCGTTCAACCAGAGCGACCCGATACTTTGGAGCCCTGAAAGGCCCATCCTCTATCGTTACAGAATAGAGCTTTGGAATCGGTCCGTGCTGGGACCCAAAGACGTGCGTCGCGTATTGTTGGACACGTTTGAGGGCTACTTCGCCTTCCGCTCCGTCACTCTCGGCAAAGACGCAAACGGGCGCACCCGTTTTCTCCTGAACGGCAAGCCTTGCTTCATGGTCGGGCCGCTCGACCAGGGCTTCTGGCCGGACGGGCTCTACACCGCCCCCTCCGACGCAGCGCTGAAGTACGACCTCGAAATCACCAAGAGACTCGGCTTCAATTTCATCCGAAAGCACGTGAAGGTCGAGCCCGACCGATGGTACTACCACTGCGACAAGATGGGCATTCTGGTCTTTCAAGACATGCCTTCCGGCGACAAATACATCGGCGGTAACGACCCCGATATCGCCCGAACCCCGGAGTCGGCGCGGCAGTTCGAGACCGAGCTCAAGGCGATGATCGAGGAACGCGGCAATCACCCCTGCATCGTCGGCTGGGTGCCTTACAACGAGGGCTGGGGCCAGTGGGACACGCCGCGCATCGCGAGCTGGATCAAGAAGCTGGACCCCACGCGGCTCGTGGACTCTGCGAGCGGCTGGACCGATCGAGGTGTCGGCGACATGCACGACATTCACGTCTATCCGGGCCCCGGCGCCCCTCGCCCCGAGCCCAAGCGGGCAGCGTTTCTTGGCGAGTTTGGCGGGCTGGGGCTTCCCGTGCCCGGGCACATGTGGAAGGCCACGGGCTGGGGCTACCGCACCTATACGAACAAGGAAGAACTCACGGCGGGGCTGGAGACTTTGTTTGCGAACCTCCGGCTGATGCAGGACGGTGGGCTTTCCGGCGCGGTTTACACCCAAACCACCGACGTCGAAACCGAGTTGAACGGCCTAATGACCTATGACCGCGAGCTGATCAAGCCGGATGCCGATCGCGTCGCCAAGGCCGTCAAGAAGCTCTTTCTGCCGCCGCCGAAGGTGTCGGTGCTCGTTCCCACGAGCGAGGCGAGAGCTCAGGAGTGGGCTTACACCACCAGTAGGTCCGACCTGTCCGACCCGTCAGACACGTCCGACTTGGCCTGGGCCAAACCCGCTTTCAACGATAGCTCGTGGAAGAAGGGCAAAGGCGGCTTCGGGACCGAGATAACCCCTGGCGCGATCGTCGGGACCGTCTGGAACACCCCAGCCGTCTGGATGAGGCGCACCATCGAAATCAAGGCGCCGGCTCCGCCACCCTCGGGCAAGCCAGCAGGAAAGGAGGCTCGCGTCAGGCCGTTCCGAAACCCGCACCTTCGCATCCACCACGACGAGGACGCCGAGGTGTATCTGGACGGCAAACTGATCGCGAAGCTGTCGGGCTACACCACGGGCTACGTGCTGGCGCCAATTCCTGGGGTTGACCTTACGCCCGGCAAGCATGTGCTGGCGGTCAAGTGCCTTCAGACCGGTGGCGGGCAGTTCATCGACGTCGGCATCGTGGACGTGTTGGACTAA
- a CDS encoding bifunctional 5,10-methylenetetrahydrofolate dehydrogenase/5,10-methenyltetrahydrofolate cyclohydrolase, with amino-acid sequence MNARILDGKALSTLVREDVKKRVDKLLARGIQPRLDVLVAAQDEASLAYVKMKRAWCAKAGIVSNSTSVDATWSQAQFIETIHELNENPAVHGVLIQHPLPAHLDEKEALLTLGPEKDVDGITPASLGRLVADLPGFRCATPLGIMTMLDHYGIECAGKNAVVIGRSVILGKPAALMLLQKNATVTVAHSKTKNLPDLCRTADILVAAVGRPEFVKGDWVKPGAVVVDAGYNKVEGRSHDVGDVEFEGAAGRASWITPVPGGVGPMTVASLLSNAVSAAELR; translated from the coding sequence ATGAACGCCCGGATTCTCGACGGCAAAGCTCTCTCGACCCTCGTCCGCGAAGACGTGAAAAAGCGAGTCGACAAGCTGTTGGCGCGCGGCATTCAGCCCCGACTCGACGTGCTGGTGGCCGCGCAGGATGAGGCGAGCTTGGCCTATGTCAAGATGAAGCGCGCATGGTGCGCCAAGGCGGGGATCGTGTCGAACAGCACCTCCGTAGACGCCACCTGGAGCCAGGCGCAGTTCATCGAGACGATCCATGAACTGAATGAGAACCCGGCGGTGCACGGCGTACTCATCCAGCACCCGCTTCCCGCCCACCTGGACGAAAAGGAAGCGCTCCTAACCCTTGGCCCGGAGAAGGACGTGGACGGCATCACGCCGGCATCTCTTGGCCGGCTGGTCGCCGATCTGCCCGGTTTTCGCTGTGCCACGCCCCTCGGCATCATGACGATGCTGGACCATTACGGCATCGAGTGCGCGGGCAAGAACGCCGTCGTCATCGGCCGAAGCGTCATCCTGGGCAAACCCGCCGCTCTGATGCTCTTGCAGAAGAACGCGACCGTCACGGTGGCCCACAGCAAGACCAAGAACCTTCCAGACCTCTGCCGGACCGCCGACATCCTGGTCGCCGCCGTCGGCCGCCCTGAATTTGTGAAGGGCGACTGGGTGAAACCCGGCGCAGTGGTCGTCGATGCGGGCTACAACAAGGTCGAGGGCCGGAGCCACGACGTGGGCGACGTGGAGTTTGAAGGCGCGGCCGGGCGCGCGTCGTGGATCACACCGGTGCCCGGCGGTGTCGGGCCGATGACGGTCGCCAGCCTCCTCAGCAACGCCGTTTCAGCCGCCGAGCTTCGCTGA